Proteins encoded in a region of the Zea mays cultivar B73 chromosome 4, Zm-B73-REFERENCE-NAM-5.0, whole genome shotgun sequence genome:
- the LOC100277391 gene encoding protein CHROMATIN REMODELING 35 isoform X1, protein MFSMYAVIIRDRGHRCYNNLFDFADTFPPNICFLCIYYSRQRKPERNGSVFTPIAAMYSSGHALPVANRSHGLVFGSLSKDWDDIRQRKDQLVNFLASLERASGDSAAAGKIEDSKLASPVEPTEQKEKAAIIVLDSDDEDGNGSGNSKLASETNKELGTSGLINNIAERMTFNGSQAFGTVHTYGDKNTQIVPYGQCSALVNQFPLQTSWQPSIQFERVVLQKRPEEQRMQDLVAASIAEKRAETQVFLSLPTEKKRRRSDPSLHASDDTATVPKQRKSKGATVVAAANLSLVSQQTATSPEPDMVIEEEEKHKNESDGLDDYWKDFALAVESTKLDEVDEAAIEKEDNGKMEDIDCNHDIRIHEDLGHVCRVCGMIVRRADSIIDYQWKKASRRRTNGYGGHSKDADEIDCGTVKLSEDFIVADIAIHPRHARIMKPHQLEGFNFLVKNLIGDKPGGCILAHAPGTGKTFMLISFIQSFMARYPSARPLVVLPKGILGIWKTEIKRWQVQDIPVYDFYSVKAEKRVEQLQILKSWEDKMSILFLGYKQFSTIVTDDGGSNVTAACRDRLLKVPNLLILDEGHTPRNRETNVLESLNRVETPRKVVLSGTLFQNHVEEVFNILNLVRPKFLRMESSRPTARRIMSQVEIVGRSSKGLADGAFTKAVEETLLNDENFKRKAHVIRGLRELTKDVLHYYKGDILDELPGLVDFSVFLKLTPKQKDIIYKLEAHDRFKRNAVGSALYIHPCLSELSEVNAEHRANTFRDDLVDSLVDSITVRDGVKANFFMNILSLANSAGEKVLAFSQYISPMIFFERLLVKKKGWHVGKEIFMISGDTSQEDRELATDHFNNSADAKIMFGSIKACGEGISLVGASRVVILDVHLNPSVTRQAIGRAFRPGQQKKVFVYRLVAADSDEVKVHETAFKKEVIPKLWFEWSEHCTTEDFKLGQIDIDDSGDELLDTKAIRKDIKALYRR, encoded by the exons ATGTTTTCTATGTACGCAGTCATCATCAGGGATCGAGGCCATCGATGCTACAATAATTTGTTTGATTTTGCAGACACCTTCCCCCCGAATATATGTTTTCTAT GCATATATTACAGCAGGCAGAGGAAACCTGAGCGCAATGGCAGTGTATTTACACCTATAGCTGCAATGTATTCCAGTGGTCATGCACTCCCTGTTGCAAATAGGAGCCACGGTTTGGTATTTGGCAGTCTGAGCAAGGACTGGGACGACATTCGCCAGCGCAAGGATCAGTTGGTCAACTTCCTTGCTAGTCTTGAACGAGCCTCTGGAGATTCTGCGGCAGCTGGCAAAATCGAAGATAGCAAATTGGCCAGTCCTGTGGAGCCAACTGAACAAAAAGAGAAGGCTGCCATAATCGTTCTTGATTCAGACGATGAGGACGGAAATGGTTCAGGAAACAGTAAGTTGGCATCTGAGACTAACAAAGAACTCGGAACATCTGGATTGATTAATAATATCGCAGAAAGGATGACGTTTAATGGGAGCCAAGCATTTGGAACCGTGCATACTTATGGAGATAAGAACACACAGATTGTTCCGTATGGTCAATGTTCTGCTTTAGTGAATCAGTTTCCTTTGCAAACCAGTTGGCAACCATCTATTCAGTTTGAGAGAGTCGTGCTGCAGAAAAGGCCTGAGGAGCAGCGAATGCAAGATCTTGTG GCTGCTAGCATAGCCGAGAAGAGAGCAGAAACACAAGTGTTCCTTTCACTTCCCACAGAGAAAAAGCGAAGGAGATCAGACCCCAGTCTGCATGCCAGTGACGATACTGCTACTGTCCCTAAACAAAGAAAAAGTAAAGGTGCCACAGTTGTAGCAGCAGCTAATTTGTCATTGGTTTCACAACAAACTGCTACATCACCAGAACCTGACATGGTTATAGAGGAAGAGGAGAAACATAAAAATGAAAGTGATGGTCTTGACGATTATTGGAAAGATTTTGCATTGGCTGTTGAAAGCACAAAG CTTGACGAAGTTGATGAGgcggcaattgaaaaggaagataatGGAAAGATGGAGGACATCGATTGCAATCATGACATCCGGATTCATGAAGATTTGGGTCATGTATGCCGTGTGTGTGGTATGATTGTGAGAAGAGCTGATTCAATAATTGATTATCAGTGGAAAAAG GCTTCAAGGAGAAGAACGAATGGCTATGGAGGACATTCAAAAGATGCTGATGAGATAGATTGTGGTACTGTTAAACTGTCTGAAGATTTCATAGTCGCAGATATTGCTATTCATCCTAGACATGCTCGGATAATGAAACCACATCAGTTGGAAGGTTTCAACTTTTTGGTTAAGAATTTGATTGGAGACAAGCCTGGAGGTTGCATTCTAGCTCATGCCCCAGGTACAGGGAAAACATTTATGCTTATAAGCTTCATTCAGAGCTTCATGGCAAGGTATCCATCTGCAAGGCCTCTTGTTGTGCTGCCCAAAGGGATTCTAGGTATATGGAAGACAGAAATTAAACGATGGCAAGTGCAGGATATACCAGTGTACGATTTTTACTCTGTCAAGGCTGAAAAAAGAGTAGAACAGTTGCAAATCCTCAAATCTTGGGAAGACAAGATGAGTATACTATTTCTTGGATACAAGCAGTTCTCCACAATCGTCACTGATGATGGGGGCAGCAATGTCACAGCTGCATGTCGAGACAGGCTGCTTAAGGTTCCCAACCTTCTGATACTTGACGAAGGACATACACCTAGAAATCGGGAGACTAATGTACTCGAATCACTAAATAGAGTGGAAACACCACGCAAAGTGGTTCTTTCGGGTACACTTTTCCAGAATCATGTTGAAGAAGTGTTTAATATCTTGAATCTCGTTCGCCCAAAGTTTCTCAGGATGGAATCATCCCGTCCTACTGCCAGACGTATAATGAGTCAAGTTGAAATAGTTGGTAGAAGTTCGAAAGGGCTTGCTGATGGCGCATTCACTAAGGCAGTTGAAGAAACCTTATTGAATGATGAGAACTTCAAGAGAAAAGCTCATGTTATTAGAGGTCTTAGAGAACTAACAAAGGATGTTCTTCACTATTATAAGGGTGATATCTTAGATGAACTACCTGGCTTAGTAGACTTCAGTGTGTTTTTGAAGCTCACACCCAAACAGAAAGACATTATTTATAAGTTGGAAGCACATGATCGGTTCAAAAGAAATGCAGTAGGGAGTGCACTGTACATTCATCCATGTCTTTCAGAACTTTCAGAGGTTAATGCTGAGCATAGGGCTAACACCTTTAGAGATGATTTAGTTGATAGTCTGGTAGATTCTATCACTGTGAGAGATGGCGTGAAGGCCAATTTTTTCATGAATATCCTGTCACTTGCTAATTCTGCAGGAGAGAAAGTGCTAGCTTTCAGTCAATATATATCTCCCATGATTTTCTTTGAAAGGCTGCTGGTGAAGAAGAAAGGCTGGCATGTGGGGAAAGAGATCTTTATGATCTCTGGTGATACTAGCCAAGAAGACAGAGAATTGGCAACGGACCATTTTAACAACTCTGCTGACGCAAAAATTATGTTTGGTTCTATCAAGGCATGTGGGGAGGGTATCTCCCTCGTTGGTGCGTCGAGAGTTGTCATTCTGGACGTACACCTGAACCCATCTGTCACCCGTCAAGCGATTGGGCGTGCATTCAGGCCCGGACAGCAGAAGAAGGTGTTTGTGTACAGGCTTGTAGCTGCCGATTCTGACGAGGTAAAGGTCCATGAGACAGCATTCAAGAAAGAAGTCATACCGAAGCTGTGGTTCGAATGGAGCGAGCACTGTACTACGGAAGACTTCAAACTTGGTCAAATTGATATTGATGACTCTGGTGACGAACTGTTGGATACTAAAGCAATCCGCAAGGATATCAAAGCGCTGTATAGAAG GTAG